The Vanessa atalanta chromosome 2, ilVanAtal1.2, whole genome shotgun sequence DNA window GACACGATGTTGATGCCTGCATATGGCAACCTTATGCAGAATTAGTCAACTCCCATACTTGGCCAGTAAAGCATCATGGAACTCTCATGGCATTTGGTTATGTACAGTCATCAAAACAGAACAGAAAGTTTGTTACATGTTCTCCAAGCTTTTCCTACAGTGTGGTTTGTGAAGccactcgtcatatatttatctataagagCTCTAGTGACCAGGATTGTCAGTTAAGGAAAAGAACTGAAGgagttatgaaaaatattaaagttgggCAACAACATGTTGTTAATATCGATAAGTATGGTGAAGTTTTGGGTATCCATGCAACTAATGATTACTTATTCATTTTGACCGACACCAAATTTGTGGCaattggtatttaaataaagtaatttatgttaataatattttatttctcattttcATCTTCACTGCCACAACTTATGCTCTCCTCTGATGAGTAACCAGTTGTAAAAAGAAGATTTTTAGGTCTCTTTTTCTTTTCTTCTCTGATTTCTCTTTCAATCTCCTTATCCTTTTCAATGGCAATCTGTTCTGTCAATAAAGTTCGCGGCCTCTTCCTGTAATTACCATCCTCCTCTTCTTCTTTACCTTTTACATCATTTGCATTACCCTTAACTTTTGTTATGTCTATTTTatcagttacttttttattttttgcttcaacatttgtatttttattctgtatgaGATCAAATTCTTCACCtgtaataagataatatttgacaattaacttacatttaattatagtcAGTATATCTATCTGTAAAAGTATTTAGATATTTCAAATAGATAAACTTCTGCATGatgtacataaaaatgtataatggatttaaatctaaaactaacattttaaaattaattaacatagtgATAAATTCtgaatgcattaaaaaaaaaagactaaccTGGTGTTATAATCTCAAAATTATAAGCATGATCCCTCAgtacaacaaatattataggAAATTCAATAATGCATTTTCCTGATAAGTTTTCAGCCAAAGTTTCCGTTGTGTCCAACTCAAAGAACTTCTTGTTTGAACCTTTTACTTTTTCAGCTGTAACAGACacataatagatataaattagaaacatgcatgCTTCCTTAGCACCTTACTGCAAGCACAATATAATCTCATCATCAGTATCAAATAGGCAGATATTTTTACTTATCattctataaatttaatgttacatttacCTTTTAATAGAACTTTTACTCCACTAAACCCAgcagatttataataaacaagatCTTTAGATCCGTCAAATGGCATTGCATCTggattcaaatatttatctaaaagcTGAGACAACTTCTTCTGTTCAGGACATTGATCATCAGTAAACTTTAATGGTTTTGTGTCAACATTTGGAAAAATCCATTCAACCCTccaagttattatatttttcttgaaatGGTATTTAGTTGTGTTTATAGCATGTCTGGTAAAGTTTGCAGCCAGAAACTGTAGAACTGTACCCCTCTTTCTTGCTGCCATTTTCAGCTTGTACAAATGctgcaatatttattaaaaaatatacaaattagtacatcaataatattacaatacttacttaaatagtacaaaatgctacaaatatttaacttacaaGTGGTAACTCTTTATCTATCCttgtgtacttttttttttcatccctTTTGACTGAGTAAACAAAGCGCGCACATTCTTCTAACAACCTATAGTCGCTTAACAAGTCGGTatcattaaaatctttaattcgTATGAATTTTGTACGATCTCTAATGCCGTTACATTTCAGttcttttttatgtattctAACACAATCAAGGCAGCAAGTCTTAACTTCGCATTTAGGGCAAGTGTAAAGGGCTTGATTTGAACCACAAACTTCGCAGTCACCAagtctgaaaataaaatattaaatttataaactttatgtatgtatgtaatacgtATTGTTAATAATGTACTAGCCTAGAAATAGTGGTTCTCTCATTATCAGATTCACTATCAGAACCAGAAgacatttctttaatattttaaatttattaactactaTTACAAACTTTAAAACACATGttca harbors:
- the LOC125068771 gene encoding box C/D snoRNA protein 1; this encodes MSSGSDSESDNERTTISRLGDCEVCGSNQALYTCPKCEVKTCCLDCVRIHKKELKCNGIRDRTKFIRIKDFNDTDLLSDYRLLEECARFVYSVKRDEKKKYTRIDKELPLHLYKLKMAARKRGTVLQFLAANFTRHAINTTKYHFKKNIITWRVEWIFPNVDTKPLKFTDDQCPEQKKLSQLLDKYLNPDAMPFDGSKDLVYYKSAGFSGVKVLLKAEKVKGSNKKFFELDTTETLAENLSGKCIIEFPIIFVVLRDHAYNFEIITPGEEFDLIQNKNTNVEAKNKKVTDKIDITKVKGNANDVKGKEEEEDGNYRKRPRTLLTEQIAIEKDKEIEREIREEKKKRPKNLLFTTGYSSEESISCGSEDENEK